A genomic stretch from Prochlorococcus marinus str. MIT 9312 includes:
- a CDS encoding RNA-binding S4 domain-containing protein has translation MKLDQFLKWKNLVSSGGEAKTFIKSGSVKVNGVIETRRGRKLNKGDKVIFLKNELIFE, from the coding sequence ATGAAATTAGATCAATTCTTAAAATGGAAAAATTTGGTCTCCTCTGGAGGAGAGGCAAAAACTTTTATTAAATCTGGCTCTGTAAAAGTTAATGGTGTAATAGAAACTAGGAGAGGAAGAAAATTAAATAAGGGAGATAAAGTTATATTTCTAAAAAATGAATTAATTTTTGAATAG
- a CDS encoding 2-octaprenyl-6-methoxyphenol 4-monooxygenase codes for MKNRFNFKIVGSGPTGLLLSIVLSKFNCNIFLTDLLVRDRLIDKDKTYAITHSTRKILSKFRLWEKLEPYLFGFDTLSISDSVTSATTKLTTFDLDDDISSAENIGWVVKHSDLMNVFFREIDNYDNIFFMTPQKLLNKKIIFDYQFFATGANSLEKKLLDFIDIRKSYHQSCLTFKVSLRGNCEKCAYEIFRKEGPLALLPLEKNIYQVIWTSSTLKSIERLNSDKNFLIDNLSTILPNEFKFDQIIGEFNIFPVSLSLNLPVLNFKKFIFLGDAFHTFHPVGGQGLNSCWRDVNTVFDLFNKKNSITKRHLFLFKFKFFSSRILDIIFTIFITDSLISIFANRNIFLFPIRKFSFLLLNNFLFIRKLVLNQMTKSLIYSRIK; via the coding sequence ATGAAAAATAGATTCAATTTTAAAATTGTTGGCTCCGGTCCAACAGGCTTATTACTTTCAATTGTACTTTCAAAATTTAATTGCAATATTTTTTTAACTGATTTATTAGTAAGAGACAGATTAATCGATAAGGATAAAACTTATGCAATTACTCATTCAACAAGAAAAATCTTATCAAAATTCAGACTTTGGGAAAAATTAGAACCATATTTATTTGGTTTTGATACCCTTTCAATATCAGACAGCGTAACCTCTGCTACTACTAAATTAACAACCTTTGATTTAGATGATGATATAAGTTCTGCTGAAAATATTGGCTGGGTAGTAAAACATTCAGATCTTATGAATGTATTTTTTCGAGAGATTGATAATTATGACAATATTTTTTTTATGACGCCACAAAAACTATTAAATAAAAAAATAATATTTGATTATCAATTCTTTGCCACAGGAGCAAACTCTCTTGAAAAAAAATTGTTAGATTTTATAGATATAAGAAAATCTTATCATCAGTCCTGTTTAACCTTTAAGGTTTCTCTTAGAGGTAATTGTGAGAAGTGTGCTTACGAAATTTTTAGAAAAGAAGGCCCACTAGCATTATTGCCTTTAGAAAAAAACATATATCAAGTAATTTGGACTTCAAGTACATTAAAGTCTATTGAAAGGTTAAATTCTGATAAGAATTTTTTGATTGATAATTTATCAACTATCCTGCCTAATGAATTTAAATTTGATCAAATAATTGGCGAATTTAATATATTTCCTGTTTCATTATCTTTGAATTTACCAGTTTTAAATTTTAAAAAATTCATTTTTTTAGGTGATGCATTTCATACATTTCATCCTGTGGGAGGTCAGGGTCTAAATAGTTGTTGGAGAGATGTTAATACTGTTTTTGATCTTTTTAATAAAAAAAATTCTATTACTAAAAGGCATTTGTTTTTATTTAAATTTAAGTTTTTTTCAAGCAGGATTTTAGATATTATTTTTACTATTTTCATAACTGACTCTTTGATATCAATTTTTGCAAATCGAAACATATTCTTATTTCCAATAAGAAAATTTTCATTTTTACTTTTAAATAATTTTCTTTTTATAAGAAAATTAGTCCTTAATCAAATGACTAAATCTCTTATTTACTCAAGAATTAAATAA
- a CDS encoding DUF3038 domain-containing protein: protein MLIRTITVLTKGNQVSRQSIEKLDLLLLILETIDLNGIQSFYALSNRLNLSNILPNKITIWKLRNNNPLRKSYINNNIKSQEYDALIKITVEMSKYLYPYIREILQSKEDPKKNSVIWNDFHKRFIELINERFNINSMKVKKLLTKSENDEIIIKSLLTLSLCISNEGSEKLKHFLFNF from the coding sequence ATCTTAATAAGAACAATTACTGTTTTAACTAAAGGGAATCAGGTATCAAGACAATCAATAGAGAAGCTTGATTTATTATTATTAATACTAGAGACCATAGATTTAAATGGTATTCAATCTTTTTATGCTTTATCAAATAGGCTTAACTTAAGTAACATTTTGCCAAATAAAATTACTATTTGGAAACTAAGGAATAATAATCCATTGAGAAAATCTTATATTAATAACAATATTAAATCACAGGAATATGATGCATTAATAAAAATTACTGTTGAAATGTCTAAATATTTATATCCTTACATAAGAGAGATACTTCAATCTAAAGAAGATCCTAAAAAGAATTCAGTTATTTGGAATGATTTTCATAAGAGATTTATAGAGTTAATTAATGAGAGGTTTAATATAAATAGTATGAAAGTAAAAAAGCTTTTAACTAAAAGTGAAAATGATGAAATTATTATAAAATCTTTATTAACGTTGTCCCTCTGTATTTCTAATGAGGGCAGTGAAAAGTTAAAGCATTTTCTATTTAATTTTTAA
- the tpiA gene encoding triose-phosphate isomerase → MRKSVIAGNWKMHMTCAEAKSYLEEFIPLIKNIRDDRKVVIAPPFTAISTFSKHSDFDYLDISSQNIHWEDEGAFTAEISPKMLIEHGVSYAIVGHSEPRKYFSESDEQINKRAVFAQCSGLTPIVCVGETLEQRERGEADRVITRQVEQGLENTDPSNLIVAYEPIWAIGTGKTCEAKDANNICSLIRKLIGFDDVIIQYGGSVKPNNIDEIMSMSDIDGVLVGGASLDPNSFARIANYQ, encoded by the coding sequence TTGAGAAAATCTGTTATTGCTGGTAATTGGAAAATGCATATGACTTGTGCTGAAGCGAAGTCTTATTTAGAAGAGTTTATACCTTTAATAAAAAACATCAGAGATGATCGTAAAGTTGTTATTGCGCCACCTTTTACAGCTATTTCAACCTTTTCTAAGCATTCTGATTTTGATTATTTAGATATTTCTAGTCAAAATATTCATTGGGAAGATGAAGGAGCATTTACTGCGGAAATATCTCCAAAAATGCTGATTGAACATGGAGTCTCATATGCAATAGTTGGTCACAGTGAACCAAGAAAATATTTTAGTGAAAGTGATGAACAAATTAATAAAAGAGCAGTTTTTGCTCAATGTAGTGGACTTACTCCCATAGTTTGTGTTGGAGAAACACTAGAACAAAGAGAGAGAGGAGAGGCTGATAGAGTTATCACTAGACAGGTAGAACAAGGGCTAGAAAATACAGATCCATCAAATTTAATTGTTGCCTATGAACCAATTTGGGCTATTGGGACAGGTAAAACATGTGAGGCTAAAGACGCTAATAATATATGTTCTTTGATTCGAAAATTAATAGGTTTCGATGATGTGATTATTCAATATGGAGGATCAGTTAAACCTAATAATATTGACGAAATAATGTCGATGAGTGATATAGATGGAGTCTTAGTTGGAGGGGCTTCATTAGATCCAAATAGTTTTGCCAGAATTGCAAATTATCAATAA
- the dapB gene encoding 4-hydroxy-tetrahydrodipicolinate reductase — protein sequence MTENSKKPIPVLVSGALGRMGSEVVNSVLNSTDCELVAAIDINEKNNGSNIAELLKVKSCDVFLSNDFEGTLCSVSQNYRNENIKPVLVDFTHPESVYENTRSAIAYGISPVVGTTGLTPSQIKDLSVFAQKASVGCAIIPNFSVGMVLLQQAASVAARFYDNIELIEMHHNQKADSPSGTCIKTAEMIEEYPKKFNQSLVNESESLKGVRGGLRDSGINIHSVRLPGLLAHQLVIMGSPGETYTIKHDTIDRKAYMPGVLQAVKKIGNYESLVYGLEKLIF from the coding sequence ATGACTGAAAATTCTAAAAAACCCATACCAGTACTAGTCTCCGGAGCTTTAGGCAGAATGGGAAGCGAAGTTGTTAATTCTGTATTAAATTCAACTGATTGTGAACTTGTTGCAGCAATTGACATAAACGAAAAGAACAATGGATCGAATATTGCTGAATTATTGAAAGTAAAAAGTTGTGATGTTTTTCTTTCAAATGATTTTGAGGGGACTTTGTGTTCTGTTAGTCAAAATTACAGAAATGAAAATATCAAACCAGTCTTGGTTGATTTCACACATCCTGAATCTGTTTATGAAAATACAAGATCAGCTATCGCATATGGTATTTCACCAGTAGTCGGAACAACAGGTCTTACTCCTTCTCAAATAAAAGACTTGTCTGTTTTTGCTCAGAAAGCATCTGTGGGTTGTGCAATAATACCTAATTTTTCAGTAGGTATGGTTCTTCTTCAGCAAGCAGCATCAGTTGCCGCAAGGTTTTATGACAATATTGAATTAATAGAGATGCACCATAATCAAAAAGCAGATTCTCCAAGCGGAACATGTATAAAAACTGCAGAAATGATTGAAGAATATCCAAAGAAATTTAATCAGAGTTTAGTAAATGAGTCTGAGTCATTGAAGGGTGTGCGAGGAGGGCTTAGGGATTCAGGAATAAATATACATTCGGTACGATTACCAGGATTATTAGCCCATCAATTAGTAATTATGGGATCCCCTGGTGAAACTTACACAATTAAGCATGACACTATTGATAGAAAAGCATATATGCCAGGTGTTTTACAGGCGGTAAAAAAAATAGGTAATTATGAATCTCTAGTTTACGGACTTGAAAAATTGATTTTTTAA
- a CDS encoding DUF2949 domain-containing protein, which translates to MNNYVSKGMLIYLLNEIGLDESSIELGLKLALKNKTPLPILLWSYGMINIDELDKLYSHLFQKME; encoded by the coding sequence ATGAATAATTATGTATCTAAGGGAATGTTGATTTATTTACTTAATGAAATAGGTTTAGATGAGTCATCTATTGAACTTGGTCTAAAATTAGCTTTAAAAAATAAGACTCCCTTACCTATCTTATTATGGAGTTATGGAATGATAAATATTGATGAACTTGATAAGTTATATTCACATTTATTTCAAAAAATGGAATAA
- a CDS encoding ABC transporter ATP-binding protein — protein MLIYVACWPLLAYLAGNLIPAIGSGDLSKVSSIIIKSLLVFLIQKTAQFGQDVFIAKPSLEISEVMRGNLFSKIQKIDMTSVQKISAGDITYRLTEDADRVSEVIYKTAQDTIPCTLQLLAVIIYMFYLDWSLTLSTFFLAPLIILSVNSFGRRVLFASEKSQESTSNLAELIGESINGMSTIRAFAAENWIENRFYKRLIANKKAKYKTLKLLAFQHPVVGFIEAFGILAILGLGAARINLGLLTSEEFSSFFAAILMLIDPISHVSTNFNDFKQAEASIKRLNNINLEPIEDSKKNFKKLYNIEGNIRFKTVNFEYNKDNQVLKNINLEIKKGEVTAFVGASGAGKSTMMALILKFITPNNGDIFIDDKNLKLLNTKDIRKNIALVQQQPFLFSGKIIDVIRMGRSYTEEEVIESTKKANAHHFIENLPHQYETKITERGSNFSGGQIQRIAIARAILGNPSILLLDEATSALDAESESEVQEGLNRAMKDRTVIVIAHRLATTQGADKIVVFDKGEIVEVGKHIDLLNKKGIYKELCEKQLIKKL, from the coding sequence ATGCTTATATATGTAGCTTGTTGGCCTTTGTTAGCTTATTTAGCTGGAAACTTAATCCCAGCAATTGGATCAGGTGATCTATCAAAAGTTTCTAGCATAATAATTAAGTCTTTATTAGTATTTTTAATTCAAAAAACTGCTCAATTTGGACAGGATGTATTCATAGCAAAACCATCATTAGAAATTAGTGAAGTAATGAGGGGAAATTTATTTAGCAAAATTCAAAAAATAGATATGACTTCTGTCCAGAAGATTTCAGCCGGAGATATCACATACAGACTTACAGAGGATGCTGATAGAGTAAGCGAAGTTATTTATAAAACAGCTCAGGATACTATTCCATGTACCTTACAATTATTAGCTGTAATAATATATATGTTTTATTTAGATTGGTCACTCACATTATCAACGTTTTTTTTAGCACCATTGATTATTCTTTCAGTTAATAGTTTTGGAAGAAGAGTTTTATTCGCATCTGAGAAAAGTCAAGAATCAACCAGTAATTTAGCAGAATTAATAGGTGAATCTATAAATGGAATGTCGACGATAAGAGCTTTTGCTGCAGAAAATTGGATTGAGAATAGATTTTATAAAAGATTAATTGCAAATAAAAAAGCAAAATATAAAACATTAAAATTACTAGCATTTCAGCATCCAGTTGTAGGCTTCATAGAGGCATTTGGAATATTAGCAATATTAGGTTTAGGCGCCGCAAGAATTAATTTAGGCCTTCTAACTAGTGAAGAATTTAGTAGTTTTTTTGCTGCAATATTGATGCTTATTGATCCAATAAGCCATGTAAGTACAAATTTTAATGATTTTAAACAGGCAGAAGCATCAATAAAAAGGTTGAATAATATAAATCTAGAACCTATTGAAGATAGTAAGAAAAATTTCAAAAAGTTATATAATATTGAGGGCAATATACGTTTCAAGACTGTTAATTTTGAATACAATAAAGATAATCAAGTTCTTAAAAATATAAATTTAGAAATTAAAAAAGGTGAAGTTACAGCTTTCGTTGGAGCTTCAGGGGCTGGTAAAAGTACAATGATGGCATTGATATTGAAATTTATAACTCCAAATAATGGAGACATTTTTATTGATGATAAGAATCTAAAATTATTGAATACAAAAGATATAAGAAAAAATATTGCACTAGTACAACAACAACCTTTTTTATTTTCAGGGAAAATTATTGATGTAATAAGAATGGGCAGGAGTTATACCGAAGAAGAAGTAATTGAATCAACAAAAAAAGCTAATGCTCACCACTTTATTGAAAATCTTCCTCATCAATATGAAACTAAGATAACTGAAAGAGGATCAAATTTCTCAGGTGGTCAGATCCAGAGGATAGCAATTGCTAGAGCAATACTAGGAAACCCATCTATTCTTCTTTTAGATGAGGCTACAAGCGCATTAGATGCAGAATCTGAGTCAGAAGTTCAAGAAGGGCTTAATAGAGCAATGAAAGATAGAACAGTTATTGTAATTGCTCATAGATTAGCCACTACACAAGGGGCAGATAAAATAGTTGTCTTCGATAAGGGCGAAATTGTTGAGGTTGGGAAACATATTGATTTACTAAATAAAAAAGGGATTTATAAAGAATTATGTGAAAAACAATTGATTAAAAAGTTATGA
- a CDS encoding magnesium chelatase subunit H, with translation MFTQVRSAKRRVSPVEDNKHKVVIKAVYVVLEPQYQNSLTEAAKSINEMNGPIGIDLSGYLIEELRNENNFTDFKADISNADIFVASLIFIEDLAQKVVDAVSPYKDKLKASIVFPSMPEVMRLNKLGSFSMAQLGQSKSIIGDLIKKKKESDGASFQDSMLKLLNTLPSILKYLPVEKAQDARTFILSFQYWLGGTTENLKNFLLMISEKYAVSEDIKDQIEEFKIQDPETFPDLGIWHPLAPCMFESLKEYQIWENNRKDINPKDDNTPTIGLVLQRSHIVTGDDAHYVAVIQELEYRGARVLPIFCGGLDFSKPVNEFYYDSINKDTPIIDGVVSLTGFALVGGPARQDHPKAIEALKKLNRPYMVALPLVFQTTQEWEDSDLGLHPVQVALQIAIPELDGAIEPIILSGRDDATGKAHTLQDRVDVIAGRAIKWSTLRVKQRKDKKLAITVFSFPPDKGNVGTAAYLNVFGSIYRVLREMKSKGYQIEGLPSNSKELMEKVINNPEAMDGSPELNIAHKMSVSEYEEFTPYSQRLEENWGKPPGNLNSDGQNLLIYGKHFGNVFIGVQPTFGYEGDPMRLLYSRSASPHHGFAAYYTYVEKIWGADAVLHFGTHGSLEFMPGKQMGMSETCYPDSLIGSLPNLYYYAANNPSEATIAKRRGYASTISYLTPPAENAGLYKGLKELSELVGSYQQLRENSRGIQIVNAIVETSKQCNLDKDVDLPAKNIEELSLDERDLFVGNIYKQLMEIESRLLPCGLHTIGEAPTAEEAVATLVNIASLEREQEGLRSLPGLLAESLDLTIDQIYDGNNKGELKFVELNEKIIKTARESIFAMVKSLKIVDGRVYLEKSLLSKLFDFLKVFGINLPTPWLRVCRFNGFNEINQKELNKLFDYLLFCLEQVCADKEMDSLIKALDGNYVLPGPGGDPIRNPGVLPSGKNIHALDPQSIPTTAAVAAAKSVVDKLIERQKEEQGNWPETIACVLWGTDNIKTYGESLAQILWFVGVKPKPDSVGRINKLELIPLEELGRPRIDVVVNCSGVFRDLFINQMALIDQAVKLAAEADEPLESNFVRKHSLEQAEKEGTSIREASARVFSNASGSYSSNVNLAVENSTWEEENELQEMYLSRKTYAFNADNPGEMNQKREVFESVMKTADVTFQNLDSSEISLTDVSHYFDSDPTKLIKTLRDDGKEPSSYIADTTTSNAQVRTLGETIRLDSRTKLLNPKWYEGMLKSGYEGVRELSNRLNYTLGWSATSGQVDNFVYEETNETFINDEEMRKRLMDLNPNSFRRIVGTLLEVNGRGYWETSDENIEQLKELYQEVEDKIEGVKE, from the coding sequence ATGTTTACGCAGGTCCGCTCAGCAAAACGCAGAGTATCTCCTGTTGAGGATAACAAACACAAAGTTGTAATAAAAGCAGTTTATGTTGTCCTTGAGCCACAATACCAAAATTCCTTAACGGAAGCTGCGAAGTCAATAAATGAAATGAATGGCCCAATAGGTATAGACCTTAGTGGCTATCTAATTGAAGAACTTAGAAATGAAAATAATTTTACAGATTTTAAAGCTGACATATCAAATGCGGATATATTTGTTGCTTCCCTAATTTTTATCGAAGATCTAGCACAAAAAGTAGTTGATGCTGTTTCTCCATACAAAGACAAACTTAAAGCATCTATTGTCTTCCCCTCGATGCCAGAAGTAATGAGATTAAATAAGTTAGGTTCATTTAGTATGGCTCAATTGGGTCAATCTAAAAGTATAATTGGAGATTTAATAAAAAAGAAAAAAGAATCTGATGGAGCAAGCTTCCAAGATTCAATGTTGAAATTGTTAAATACACTACCATCAATACTTAAATATCTACCAGTAGAAAAAGCTCAAGATGCGAGAACATTTATACTGAGTTTTCAATATTGGTTAGGTGGTACGACTGAGAACTTAAAAAACTTCTTGTTAATGATTTCTGAAAAATATGCAGTTTCAGAGGACATAAAAGATCAAATAGAAGAATTCAAAATACAAGATCCTGAAACCTTCCCAGATTTAGGTATTTGGCATCCTCTGGCTCCATGTATGTTTGAAAGTCTTAAAGAATATCAAATTTGGGAAAATAACAGGAAAGACATTAACCCTAAAGATGACAATACTCCAACAATAGGATTAGTACTTCAAAGGAGCCATATAGTTACCGGAGATGATGCTCATTACGTTGCTGTAATACAAGAGTTGGAATATAGAGGAGCAAGAGTTCTTCCCATTTTCTGTGGAGGTCTAGATTTTTCTAAGCCAGTCAACGAATTTTATTATGATTCAATAAATAAAGATACACCAATTATAGATGGAGTCGTATCTCTGACAGGATTTGCACTAGTTGGAGGCCCCGCAAGACAAGATCATCCTAAAGCTATTGAAGCTCTAAAAAAACTAAACAGACCTTATATGGTTGCACTTCCATTAGTTTTTCAAACTACTCAAGAATGGGAAGATAGTGATTTAGGACTACACCCAGTGCAGGTAGCACTTCAAATTGCAATTCCAGAACTAGATGGTGCAATTGAACCTATCATTCTCTCAGGTCGTGACGATGCTACAGGTAAGGCACACACACTCCAAGATAGAGTAGATGTAATTGCTGGAAGGGCTATAAAATGGTCAACTTTACGTGTTAAGCAAAGAAAAGATAAAAAATTAGCTATTACAGTATTTAGTTTTCCTCCAGACAAAGGGAATGTAGGTACAGCTGCATATTTGAATGTTTTCGGTTCAATTTACAGAGTTCTTCGCGAAATGAAATCAAAAGGATATCAAATAGAAGGACTTCCAAGTAATTCAAAAGAATTAATGGAAAAAGTAATTAATAATCCTGAAGCAATGGATGGTTCTCCCGAATTAAACATTGCCCATAAGATGTCAGTAAGTGAATATGAAGAGTTCACACCATATTCACAAAGACTTGAAGAGAATTGGGGTAAGCCACCTGGAAACCTAAATAGTGACGGACAAAACCTACTTATATATGGAAAACATTTTGGAAATGTTTTTATAGGCGTTCAACCCACATTCGGTTATGAAGGTGATCCAATGAGACTACTTTATTCAAGAAGTGCTAGTCCTCATCATGGTTTTGCAGCTTATTACACTTATGTAGAAAAAATATGGGGTGCAGATGCTGTTCTTCATTTTGGAACTCACGGTTCACTTGAATTTATGCCAGGTAAACAGATGGGTATGAGTGAAACATGTTATCCGGATTCTCTTATTGGATCATTACCAAATTTGTATTATTATGCGGCGAACAATCCTTCTGAAGCAACAATCGCAAAAAGAAGGGGATATGCCTCAACTATTAGCTATTTGACTCCCCCAGCAGAAAATGCAGGGCTTTACAAGGGACTTAAAGAACTTAGTGAGCTTGTCGGCTCTTATCAACAACTAAGAGAAAATAGTAGGGGAATTCAAATTGTTAATGCAATAGTTGAAACTTCTAAACAGTGTAATCTTGATAAAGATGTTGATCTCCCTGCAAAAAATATAGAAGAACTTTCTCTAGATGAAAGAGATCTATTTGTTGGCAATATCTACAAACAGTTAATGGAAATAGAAAGTAGATTATTACCGTGTGGTCTTCATACCATCGGAGAAGCTCCAACTGCTGAAGAAGCTGTAGCAACCTTGGTAAACATAGCATCTTTAGAAAGAGAACAAGAGGGCTTAAGATCTCTCCCTGGACTACTGGCAGAATCCCTAGATCTTACTATTGACCAAATTTATGATGGTAATAATAAAGGTGAACTCAAATTTGTAGAGTTAAATGAAAAAATCATAAAAACTGCAAGAGAATCAATATTTGCTATGGTTAAATCTTTAAAAATTGTCGATGGTAGAGTTTATCTAGAAAAATCACTTCTTTCTAAACTTTTTGATTTTCTTAAAGTATTTGGTATAAATCTACCCACTCCATGGTTAAGAGTATGTAGATTTAATGGATTTAATGAAATAAATCAGAAGGAATTAAATAAATTATTTGATTATTTACTTTTCTGCTTGGAACAAGTCTGTGCAGACAAAGAAATGGATAGCCTTATTAAAGCATTAGATGGTAATTATGTTTTGCCAGGACCAGGAGGAGATCCCATAAGAAATCCAGGTGTTTTGCCTAGCGGTAAAAACATACATGCACTTGATCCTCAATCAATTCCAACTACAGCAGCAGTAGCCGCAGCAAAGTCTGTTGTTGACAAATTAATAGAAAGACAAAAGGAAGAGCAAGGTAATTGGCCTGAAACAATTGCGTGTGTTTTATGGGGCACAGATAACATCAAAACTTATGGAGAATCTCTGGCACAAATCTTATGGTTTGTTGGAGTAAAACCAAAACCAGATTCTGTTGGGAGAATCAACAAATTAGAATTAATTCCTTTAGAGGAACTAGGTAGGCCAAGAATAGACGTTGTAGTTAACTGTTCTGGAGTATTTAGAGATCTATTTATCAATCAAATGGCATTAATAGATCAGGCAGTCAAATTAGCCGCTGAGGCTGATGAGCCTTTGGAATCAAATTTTGTAAGAAAACATTCATTAGAACAAGCAGAAAAAGAAGGCACCTCTATCAGAGAGGCTTCTGCAAGAGTATTCTCTAATGCAAGTGGTAGCTATAGTTCAAATGTTAATTTAGCTGTAGAAAATTCAACTTGGGAAGAAGAGAATGAACTACAAGAAATGTATTTATCACGTAAAACATATGCTTTTAATGCTGATAATCCAGGTGAAATGAATCAAAAGAGAGAGGTTTTTGAATCTGTAATGAAAACAGCAGATGTTACATTTCAAAACCTTGATTCCTCAGAGATTTCCCTAACAGATGTAAGTCATTATTTTGATTCAGATCCAACTAAATTAATAAAAACATTAAGAGATGATGGAAAAGAACCAAGTAGTTACATAGCAGACACTACCACTTCTAATGCTCAAGTTAGAACACTTGGAGAGACTATCAGATTAGACTCAAGAACAAAACTTTTAAATCCTAAGTGGTATGAGGGTATGCTCAAATCTGGTTATGAAGGAGTCAGAGAGCTTTCTAATAGACTAAATTATACTCTTGGTTGGAGTGCGACAAGTGGTCAAGTAGATAATTTTGTATATGAAGAAACAAATGAAACATTTATAAATGACGAAGAGATGAGGAAAAGATTAATGGATCTAAATCCTAATAGTTTTAGAAGAATAGTAGGGACTTTGCTAGAAGTCAATGGTAGAGGATATTGGGAAACTTCTGACGAAAATATAGAACAGTTGAAAGAACTATATCAAGAGGTAGAGGATAAAATCGAAGGTGTTAAAGAATAA
- the folP gene encoding dihydropteroate synthase, translating into MQIINKQNPWPKGWRQKTSIMGVINLTPDSFSDGGDLNSINKVLDQVNHFVCNGVDVIDLGAQSTRPGAEEVGSSIEIKRLIPYLKLIKSEYPDVLISIDTFNSEVAYETLLNGANWINDVTGGRRDRKILDVVSKFKCPFVITHSRGNSQNMNKLSKYSNLLSEVKTSLDSLITIALERNISKSNIIVDPGIGFSKDINQNLKILKNLDVFKNLNLPILIGASRKRFLGEILDEKNPKERDIGTLAISCVCSHFNIDIVRVHNVKMNYQILKVADRIYRK; encoded by the coding sequence TTGCAAATTATCAATAAGCAAAATCCATGGCCAAAAGGCTGGAGACAAAAAACTTCAATTATGGGAGTTATTAATTTAACTCCTGATTCATTTAGTGATGGTGGAGATTTAAATTCTATAAATAAAGTTTTAGATCAAGTCAATCATTTTGTGTGTAATGGTGTGGATGTTATTGATCTTGGTGCCCAGAGTACGAGACCTGGGGCTGAAGAAGTTGGATCTAGTATAGAAATAAAAAGATTGATCCCATATCTTAAATTAATAAAATCTGAATATCCAGATGTTTTGATTTCTATTGATACATTTAATTCTGAGGTAGCTTACGAAACTCTTTTAAATGGTGCTAATTGGATAAATGATGTCACTGGAGGAAGAAGAGATAGAAAAATTCTGGATGTAGTTTCAAAATTCAAATGCCCATTTGTTATTACCCATAGTCGAGGAAATAGTCAAAATATGAATAAACTTTCCAAATACAGTAATTTATTGAGTGAAGTTAAAACTTCTCTTGATAGTTTAATAACAATTGCTTTAGAAAGAAATATATCTAAAAGCAATATAATTGTGGATCCCGGAATTGGTTTTTCAAAGGATATTAATCAAAATTTGAAAATTCTAAAAAACTTAGATGTATTTAAAAACTTAAATTTACCAATATTAATTGGTGCATCAAGAAAAAGATTTTTAGGAGAAATTTTGGATGAGAAAAATCCCAAAGAAAGGGATATTGGAACCCTTGCAATAAGTTGTGTTTGTTCCCACTTTAATATTGATATTGTGAGAGTTCACAATGTAAAAATGAATTATCAAATTCTAAAAGTTGCTGATAGGATTTATAGAAAATAA
- a CDS encoding DUF4335 domain-containing protein: MLQNRLSFHQSSVSLEIKGLPDYSNNENKGQISIISDWKLNIIDKPLIEGKIEHLVQIMDAFYIYSNLLITNEIPLYESRLIDIKADSLHIHNIVLKSSKPDVNPLIIKIGNSLLSDIINCFDQLNESSKVRIKKSIDFNNIPKKVRFGLYNKVNFLKMFLPPFFSICSLVLFSFTLIYFYSPPENKEKNELINLK; encoded by the coding sequence ATGTTGCAAAATAGATTATCATTTCATCAGTCTTCAGTTAGTCTGGAAATAAAAGGATTACCAGATTACTCAAATAATGAAAATAAAGGTCAAATATCAATAATTTCAGATTGGAAATTAAACATTATTGATAAACCACTTATTGAAGGCAAAATTGAACATTTAGTTCAAATTATGGATGCATTTTATATTTATTCAAATCTCCTAATAACTAATGAAATACCATTATATGAGTCCAGATTAATCGATATAAAAGCAGATAGTCTCCACATACATAATATTGTTCTTAAGAGCTCTAAGCCAGATGTTAATCCATTAATTATCAAGATTGGTAATTCATTGTTGTCCGATATCATAAATTGTTTTGACCAGTTAAATGAATCATCAAAAGTTAGAATAAAAAAATCTATTGATTTTAATAATATTCCTAAAAAAGTTAGATTTGGGTTATACAACAAAGTTAATTTTTTAAAAATGTTTTTACCGCCGTTCTTCTCAATTTGTTCTTTGGTTCTATTTTCATTTACGCTTATTTATTTTTATAGTCCCCCTGAAAATAAAGAAAAAAATGAACTAATTAATCTAAAATAA